The following nucleotide sequence is from Streptomyces sp. HUAS CB01.
CCACTGCGACAAGAAGCCCCCGAGCGACCCCTTCTGTCTCTCGCTCGCCATGTCGAAGAAGGTGGCGCCTTACGCGGAGGCGATGTTCGAGCTGGGCAAGGCCATCATCGGCCTCGACCAGCTCGAGGAGTGCATGGACTACGACCTGTGGGCCTGCACGGAGTTGATGCGTGACGTCACCATCTCCAGCAAGCTGCGCCTGCTCAAGGGCGCGTACGAGACCCTGCGCGCGGTCGAGCGGATCATCGTCTGCGAGACCTGCTTCCTCGCCGGCACGAAGGTGCTCATGGCGGATGGCGGGAGGCGGAGCATCGAGCGGATCCGGCTCGGGGACAAGGTCCTCGCGAAGGACCCGGTCTCCGGGAAGTCGGGCCCTCGCAAGGTCACGCGGCTGATCGTCACCGAGCACGACAAGCACTTCAACACGCTGACGATCCGGACCCGGCAGGGGGCCGCGAAGCTCACCGCCACCTTCGAGCACCCGTTCTGGAGCCCGTCGAAGAAGCAGTGGGTCAGGGCTGTCGACCTGCGTCCAGGCATGACCCTGCTCAGCAGTGACGGCACCACCGTGGCCGTAACGGCGAACCGCGCCTACTCCCGAGAGGCCAGGACGTACAACCTCACGGTCGACGACCTGCACACGTACTACGTGCTGGCCGGCACCACGCCGGTGCTGGTGCACAACGCCGGATGCAAGCACGTCGCACTCGGCCGAACGGAGACCCCAGACAACCCGTTCTCCCTCGAGGAATTCGCGATGGAGCACGGTGCCGACATGTACAAGCACTGGCCCGACGGCAAGCAGTGGTACAACCACGTGAAGGACTTCCTGGCCAAGGACTCGACGGCCCGCATCTCCTTCAACCTGGACGGAATCGACGATCCGGTGGAAGCCGCGGCGCGGGGGAAGTCCGTCAATCCCGCCAACGACTTCGAAGGCCTCACGGACTGGGAGCTGCACGAGATCAGCCAGTCCCCCGACGCATGGGCCAGGATCACTTGGTACAAGGGAGGAAAGAAGGTTGACAACCCGTTCAAGAAGTGACGATGCCAGCTCCTCCGTACTGTTCAGCTCCGACCGCGTTTTCAGGGTCTGGCGTTACGGATCCGGACATTCGCAGCTGCTGCTCCGTGCGGCTCCGGACTCCGCGCACCCGATGCGTCTGGACCTCCTCTTCGAGGGTGTGGACGCCATGCAGCTGGTGACCCGCTACGAAGCCCTGGAACTCCATACGTTCGATGAGGAGGAGACCGGGCGCATCTTCGAGTTGTCCGGTGTGCCCGCCCGGTGGAGATCGGACCGGCTCGTCCTCGGTCTCCGGTCCAGGAGCGGTGCGGGCTATGTGCAGTGTCTGAAGGTGTCCGCTCTCCTCGGCGGCACGAACGTCCTCGGGCCCGACGATCCGTCCGAGTCGGTCGACGTCGTCTGGAGTCTGCGCGGCTGACACCACGTGAGCACAGACCGAGGGGCCCCGCCGGAACGTCGTTCCGGCGGGGCTCCGCGCTGTTCGGCGAGGGTGGAACGCGTCAGGACCCCGCGCCCGGGGCCACCGGCCGACGCGGTGCCGGTGGGAGCGGCGGTGGAGGCGGGAAGCCGCCCCGCGGGCCGCCGCCGGGTGCCGGGTCACCCGCTGGGGCGGTCGACTGCCAGGCGGCGAAGAGGGGAAGCCGGCCGGAGGCGTCGAGCACGACGATGCCGAACGGGCGGTCGTAGGCGAGCCGGAGGGTCCGAACGGGGCGGGGCGCGCCGCCCGCGCGGGCGAGGACCGCCGTCACGGCCGCCGCCTCCACGCCGAGTTCCGCAATCGTGAGGACGGCCTCCTGGACGACCGTCGAGATCGCGAGCGGCTCGGGCGACAGTCCGGAGAAGTCGGCGAGCGGTGTGGTCGCCTGCCGTACGCCCAGCGCCGGCAGTTGGGGTGTGACGTCCGTCGTCGTCCGCAGGGCGAGGCGGGGCACGGCGAGGCTGACGGCCTCCGCGTCGACGGGTGCGCACGCCTCGCGCGGGGCCCAGGCCGCGGGCAGTACCTCCGCCGGTCCGGCGCCCGGTGCGCCCAGGACGAGCCGGACGACCGCCCCCGCGGCACCCTCGCAGCGCAGTTGGGCGACCTGGGCCGGGCCCGTGGTCCACGCGTCGCCGGGGGCCAGCCGCCGGTGCATCGTCGGCACCTGGTGCGGGGTTCCCGTGGCGTCCGTGAAGGGGGCGGGCCTGGTCGCGTGGGCGGGAAAGGGCGTCTTCCAACGGGCCTTCAGCGCCAGGACGTTGACCAGCGCGAGCAGCGTCTCCGCGGGGATCGGGACGGGCAGCTTCTCGATCTGCCCGCCCGTCGTCTCCTTCACCCAGGCGTCGATCTCGTCCTGGCCGTCGCCGAGTCGGCCGAATCCGATGCCGGGCAGCGCCTCCCGGTAGGCCCGGTACAGGGGGATTCTGCTCCACACCCGGGTCGCGACGGCCAGCGCGTCCGTCCCGGCGAGCTCACCGGCCGCGCAGGTGACGGCCTCGGCCGCGTCGTGGCCGGCCACGCCGAGCAGCGCCCGCAGTTCCTCCGCGGTGCCGCCGCCCGCGCCCGCCGCCACCGCGCCGAGCGCGAGCCACAGCCCGGCGGGCGAGCAGACGAAGTCGCCCTGCCCGTCGAACTCCCGCAGCCAACGCTCCCCGACGGCCTGGACCGCCCTCGCGTTCCCGGGGCGGGTCGCGTTCCCCGGGTGGGTCGCCTTCCCGGGGTGGGTCGCCCTCCCGGGGTACGGGCCCGTCGGGACCGGCGGCCCGGGTGTCTCGTCCTGCCGTTCCGTTCCCGCCGCGTCGTCCACCGCAACCGCCCCCTGTCGCCCGCGTACTCCCGCTTCCGGGGTGCAGTGTGCCAGGGGGCGGCCGGGGCGTGGCGGATCAGGCCCGTGCGCGCACGGCGGCCGGGGTGCCTCAGATGAGGCCCTGGGCGAGCATCGCGTCCGCGACACGTTCGAAGCCGGCGATGTTCGCCCCCGTCACGTAGTCGCCGGGCCTGCCGTAGCGGGCCGCCGTCTCGTACGCCGTGTCGTGGATGCCTCGCATGACCTGGGCCAGTTCCTCCTCGACGCGGGGCGCGGACCAGGTGTCGCGGGCCGCGTTCTGGCGCATCTCGAGCGCGCTGGTCGCCACGCCGCCCGCGTTCGCGGCCTTCCCGGGGCCGAAGGC
It contains:
- a CDS encoding serpin family protein, which translates into the protein MDDAAGTERQDETPGPPVPTGPYPGRATHPGKATHPGNATRPGNARAVQAVGERWLREFDGQGDFVCSPAGLWLALGAVAAGAGGGTAEELRALLGVAGHDAAEAVTCAAGELAGTDALAVATRVWSRIPLYRAYREALPGIGFGRLGDGQDEIDAWVKETTGGQIEKLPVPIPAETLLALVNVLALKARWKTPFPAHATRPAPFTDATGTPHQVPTMHRRLAPGDAWTTGPAQVAQLRCEGAAGAVVRLVLGAPGAGPAEVLPAAWAPREACAPVDAEAVSLAVPRLALRTTTDVTPQLPALGVRQATTPLADFSGLSPEPLAISTVVQEAVLTIAELGVEAAAVTAVLARAGGAPRPVRTLRLAYDRPFGIVVLDASGRLPLFAAWQSTAPAGDPAPGGGPRGGFPPPPPLPPAPRRPVAPGAGS